The Dermacentor silvarum isolate Dsil-2018 chromosome 3, BIME_Dsil_1.4, whole genome shotgun sequence region GGGTTGAGTCAGGACTTGTAGGCATTGTGGCCCGTAAGAAGGCTGTTCGTGAAGTCTGCTCCTATTACTCTAGTTACATGTTCTACGACAAACATGCTTGCAATGGTGTTTTTATAAACATTATCATTTTTAAAGTCCAAAATATGTTAGATTCTACAACCGTAAATATTCGCCTCGACTGTCCATTTGATGGGGAACCGTAACCTCCATAACTGAGAAAGCCAAACCAGTCTGCGACTACGGTGAATTGTGGTGAACGTCAGCAGGCGCCAAATGTAAAGCGCATTTACACAACCGCCCACAGCGCCATACCTTGTATTTTATGCCCCATGAGCTCTTAACTCCCTCCAACAGTTAATTTGACGAGTACTGCAATAAGAAAGTGCTATAGTGGTAAGTTAACATTTGAATCAAATAGAGAAGATAAGAGGCATTGAGAATATATAATTTTCTTTCTGCTTAAACTTTATGTAGCAAAATGATAACGGAACTGTGTTTCTTAAGGCATTTCTCGCTCCGCCGCAGGCACTGGGCAAGGAATCATCTTCAACTGCAGCGTCGTCGGTCTTGCCGGACTACTTTTCATCGCGGCGAGGTCTCGCCCTAGGTGTCGTGATGACAGGAGCTCCAGCGGCGTCTTTCATATTCCCCGCAATATTCGACTATGTCCTCGAAGAGTACGGACTACGCGGCACACTACTTCTCACAGGAGCATGCATGCTTAATATTCCCGCGTTCGGAGTCCTGCTTCGTGATCGTCTGAAAACTTCTGTGGAAGAGACGTGCCGGCAGTGGGACGCCAGCAGCATACACAGAAAAATCAAAGCTGCCGTCGAGCTCCAGAATACATCGCACACAAAAACAAAGTTCGGTGAACTGCCATATCCCAAAGCTTGAACAGCGGCTCGAAAGGCTACGTACGCGATCATTCAGGCCTCGTCGCCATTCTCAGCAGTAGCCAATCCTTCAGTGCATTCCGACAGGAGACCAACGGAAACTAGCAGCATATTGACAAGCAGTCCCAACAACAATTTTCTATTTGCAACCGCGCGCTGTTATTCAGCCACTGCCAATCTGCCGTTCGGTACATGGCCAACTAGGACAAACAAAATTAATCGAGTAAACCCTGCTGAACTGCATGACTCATTGGTGTCGGCAGTTCCAACATTAATTCTGGGTAGTAAAACCAACGGAATTCTTCCCATCGATTTGAAACAGCACCAGCGGCCAGCTTCAAGCTTTCCAGGCCCGAGTACGTCAAAATGGAAAGGCTCTTATTGAAAGCGCTGCAATAGTGGTCACAACACCACGGTTTTACATGATCGCCTATTCTTTCTGGGCGTACTGTTTTTTCCTGGATACATTCCTTACAGTGGTTGTTGACTATTCTGCGGATAGCGGTGTAGCCCAAGATGACGCGGTGCACATCCTCACCTTTTTCTCAGCGACAGATGCCCTCTGTAGGCTCGTCATTCCTCTCCTCACTGACTGCAAGCTGCTCTCGACTCCAGTGCTCTTAGCCTGCTCTTACCTGTTGGCATCGATCCTCGCCGGTACCCTTGCCTTCCTGACGGAGAAGATTGGCTTCTGGATCGTAGCACTCGCCTTGGGACTACCTTGCGGTTACATCAACGTGGGCCTCTCAGAAAGTTTGTCTACGGTAGCTGGAGAAGAGAACCTGCCTATGGCTCTCGGGTTCATGTCTGCCGCTGCAGCTGTGGGGTCCTTCACCACACCGTCGCTAATAGGTAAATATATTTCCGGGTGTTGAGAACACAGAACAGTGCTGCTATAGAAATATGTATTTAAGCATAGCGTGTACGCTTTGCTCTATTTTGACCTGTGGTACCTATAAATATGCCAACAGGCGCTCAGCGGAAGCGCTCTATAGTGCGCGTGCTCGCTAAGGTGATACCGGCAGTGAAATATAGAACGCAGTCCACGCTCCACTACAGAACCGTATGAGTGGAGCGTCGCAGTGCGTCCACTTCGTTTTAACGTCGTCTTGTTGCTCGCATCTATGAGAGATGCGCTTGTTAAGAAAGCGAATGAAACGCACTTCTCTAAAGCCACTTGAGTACTTGATATGTCAGCGGAGTGGAGCGTAAACGCTCTGTTAAATTTGCAAAAAGTGTCTCGCTTCCTGCGTAGATCTAGGACCGCGTGAGTTAAGCCACATTAAGCGCTCAGTGGCCTGACAAACTGAGAATAGTCGGACGACCGTGTCGCGGTTCCTTCAAGCGAACGCACACCCTGCCGTACGCTCGGACCGTCTATTCAAAACAGATCCGTGCATTACTGCTCCCGCGTGGAGGTGCGGGTGAGCGCAAGCGGAGCAGTGAACAAGAAATCTGCAGAACATACCTGTAGTAACCTTGGTAGTGGAGGAATAGAGAAGATTGAGAGCAGTTGCTATCTAGACGCTACAGAGCGCGGTTACGccattttacagcggagctgtgtGCCTCTAGTCACCGTATGCATTCCCTATATGCGTTCCCAGGAGGTGTACCCTGGCCTGCTTATGTACGTATCCCGCGCGTCGGCAGGAATGCGTGATTCGAacccggagatagtgcaatatCGGGCCGACCCGCGGAGGATCCGCCAACTCCCAAAAACACGTTAAAatcttgggtccaaatagaaCCACATATATTGGGCGTTTAGACAGAACCactacatgtatatatatatatatatatatatatatatatataggaatgaCAATATATATGACAAtgttcggcagcaa contains the following coding sequences:
- the LOC119443820 gene encoding monocarboxylate transporter 9 translates to MEQLFSQLCWVSLVALGKESSSTAASSVLPDYFSSRRGLALGVVMTGAPAASFIFPAIFDYVLEEYGLRGTLLLTGACMLNIPAFGVLLRDRLKTSVEETCRQWDASSIHRKIKAAVELQNTSHTKTKFGELPYPKA